A window of Thalassophryne amazonica chromosome 12, fThaAma1.1, whole genome shotgun sequence genomic DNA:
gcagtatttttgcaAAGAGGCGACTTTACAAAATCTGTGTCTCTGTCCAGATACTTCTGGGCTGGCCTGCGCGATGCTCGTGCCTGCATGATGCTCATGTGTGCGTAATGCTCGTGTGTGCGTGATGGTCGTGCCTGCGTGATACTCGTGTCTGCGTGATGCTCGTGCGTGATGCTCGTGCCTGCGTGATGCTCGTGTGTGATGCTTGTGTCTGTGTGATGCTCGTGTGTGCGTGATGGTCGTGTGTGATGCTTGTGTCTGCGTGATGCTCGTGTGTGCGTGATGGTCGTGTGTGCGTGATGCTCGTGCCTGCGTGATGCTCGTGTGTGATGCTTGTGTCTGCGTGATGCTCGTGTGTGATGCTTGTGTCTGCGTGATGCTCGTGTGTGCGTGATGGTCGTGTGTGATGCTTGTGTCTGCGTGATGCTCGTGTGTGCGTGATGGTCGTGTGTGCGTGATGCTCGTGCCTGCGTGATGCTCGTGTGTGATGCTTGTGTCTGCGTGATGCTCGTGTGTGCGTGATGGTCGTGTGTGATGCTTGTGTCTGCGTGATGCTCGTGCCTGCGTGATGCTCGTGCGTGATGCTCGTGCCTCCGTGATGCTCGTGCGTGATGCTCGTGCCTGCGTGATGCTCGTGTGTGATGCTTGTGTCTGCGTGATGCTCGTGTGTGCGTGATGGTCGTGTGTGATGCTTGTGTCTGCGTGATGCTCGTGTGTGCGTGATGGTCGTGTGTGCGTGATGCTCGTGCCTGCGTGATGCTCGTGTGTGATGCTTGTGTCTGCGTGATGCTCGTGTGTGCGTGATGGTCGTGTGTGATGCTTGTGTCTGCGTGATGCTCGTGTGTGCGTGATGGTCGTGTGTGCGTGATGCTCGTGCCTGCGTGATGCTCGTGTGTGATGCTTGTGTCTGCGTGATGCTCGTGTGTGCGTGATGGTCGTGTGTGATGCTTGTGTCTGCGTGATGCTCGTGTGTGCGTGATGGTCGTGTGTGCGTGATGGTCGTGCCTGCGTGATGTTCGTGCGTGATGCTCGTGCGTGATgctcgtgcgtgcgtgcgtgatgGTCATGCAGTATCTGCAGAACACATGTTGCTGCTGAGGTTTAGAGCCCTGATGTATTCTCAGACTTGGATAACGTGAATGTTTTCTGGTGATGGACTGATGCATTTGTGATGGTACTTCTGCAGGAACTGTGCCAGTGCCGCCCTTCTGATGGGAACTGTTCCTGCTGTAAAGAGTGCATGCTGTGTCTGGGCAATCTTTGGGAAGAGTGCTGCGACTGTGTGGGTGAGTTGCTTTGATGGAGTCCATGTTCTATATTTGACGGCTTACAGTGAAAACGACAGACTCAAATGGAGTCAACGACCATCGTTTCCCCTCTTTCACCTAAAATGTGACTGTTGATAGTGTGGAAATCAAATATGGACTAAAACATTTGGTAAAGTGGTGATTTTTGTACatgatatcttgacaaagactttgtgtacGAGGGTGAAACTCAGTACACGAAGTTTGCGCATGTTTTGATTCTAACTCTGGCCACCAGGGTGCAGAGTCACTGAAATTTTTATGTACGTGATAtcttgacaaaaagtttgtggatCAAGGTGAAACTTGTTCCACAAGGTTACCTCAACAAGACCTTGAAGAAGTTTGACATTGGGTACATGTcagttgaaatttttttccaccaGGGGAAAgagtaaagaagcttgaatcttcgactggattgggttgcttgacacgaggacgtttctctTCAAATTGCAGAGGCTTCCTCAGCTaacattcttgctctggtagtctgacttctgtcttgaccctaccagcaactcagtccagtcgaagattcaagcttctctgctatggaaaccacctggacaactgagagcctacacagaaaccaggGGAAAGAGTCTTTGAATCTGTGTGTACGAGTACTCTGAAACCTCCACATGGTCTGCATGGATTATGATGGAACGTGCAGCTGTACCTTATACATTGTTAAGATGTTGCACAAGTCTGAGGTCAGGCTCGATGACAGGTTAGACTCAGTACTGCCTCTGTTTAGACATGTTCAAAATAATTATTCTAAAGTTGTGGCTGCCTCTGATGTTCAGAATGTTTAAAgtaaacgcacacacacagatatacgatatactgtatgtatatatatatatatatatatatatatatacagtatatatatatatatatatatatatatatatacagtatatatatatatatatatatatatatatatatatatatatatatatatatatatatatatatatataggccatAAGTCCTAAatgggcaccaatgggcctcgggGTATATATAGGATTTACTGCTAGTAGTGGTAGTACTTCTTCAccctcttcctcttcttccttgaattaaagctgaaagtccacACTGTGAGAATATCGTGActgtttaatttcaactccattTTTGTGGTGTACAGATTCGAAAATGACAAAGAATGTGTCTGACTGCTAATAAATAATGTTTCCAAACTCTCATTTGTTCAGATCCGCCCTAAATTTTAGGTGTTTCCACTTCCAGTTAGACCCAACCCTTTAAGtactttttcattaaaaaaaacaaaaaactatttgACACTTTAAAAAATGCGTTTTGTACAGAGATTTGCAGTCCAGATTACAAAACAAGTGTGATGTCAGCAAATCCAGATCCAGAGGAGGACTGAGTGTCCATTAGAACCAAAACCAAGTGGaagcttgttgttgttgttgtagtacgTGTGAGCAGGTAACATTAAAGTCACATGATCACTGTGACACCACATGGATTTAAAGTTGTCCAGAAGGTGAAAGGACCTGGAAGCCAGATGAGAGATTCAGCAGGAGGCCATCCTGCTCCAGTGAACTTTGACCTTCAGGCCCCTGAGGTTCAGTGGGGGTGTAACAAGAACACACCGACCTCTGAGCCGGTCCGAGGTCCGCTTCAAACCGGCTCTGACAGACGGGTCTGACTGCGTGCTGACACGGAGGCCTTGTTGAAGCTCTTTTATGTGGAATGCAAACACGGGCACATGACGCTGACCGGGCCtgacctgacacacacacacacacacacacacacacacacacacacacacacacacacacacacacacacacacacacacacacacacacacacacacacacagaggcggcTTGTGGGTTCCAGTGAGTATATACGTCTTATTTACTCTCCGTTTTTAGCCTGATGTCCACATTGAGGACGTTTTCAGTCTAAACGTGCTGCTGTCTTTGAAGTCTCCCGTCCCAGCAGAAGGAAAAGGACCGTTTGTGCAGGAAGGGAGGGAGGACTTTATTTAAAACAGCTGCTCAGCCTCTGTTTTGGGTTTGTCATCCAGCTCCTCTGTCAGACTCTACGTGATGAGATTTACCCGTTAAGTATAATTCACTTTTACTCATCTGACAGCTTAGAAAGATTATATCTGAGGTTGTCGGCACGAGTGGTTACTACTGTATGTGGAACCCAAATGGGGTGTTTAAAGGTTTTTAAGTGCGATAAGATACTTTTTGACAGCAGTGCGGTTTTACTGAGCTGCCCACGTAAATTAATGTGCGTTTCATTTAATTTGGACACACTGAAACGTAATCAAGTTGTCCTTCATTTTTCCACCGCTAtgcaaatttatttttcattgtcATCTATAAACTGCAATGAGCTTTAGTGCATCCAAACAGACAAGCTACGGTCAGTCACATGACATAACAATCACAGTCTGCTCTCTGCTGTCGGTTGGTTGACCTGTAATAGTCATTTAGTCTATAATAGTCATACATTTAGACGGGTCACATGTACCCGTCTAAATGTACTTCATTATAACTTTAGTAGTACCTGATTTGGAAAAGGAGATAAATTTCACATCTTGATTGTAGAGAGATTTTCTGAGGCTTTCAATGTACCCTGCAAAATGAAGGAGGGAAGTAGGTAGGGAATTAAGTATAGGCGTAAGTAGGTAGGTAAACAATTACGTATAGAGGTAAGTAGGTAGGTAGGCAATTAAGTATAGAGGTAAGTAGATAGGTAGGTAGGCAATTAAGTATAGGggtaagtaggtaggtaggtaggcaaTTACGTATAGGggtaagtaggtaggtaggtagacaaTTAAGTATAGAggtaagtaggtaggtaggtaggtagacaaTTAAGTATAGAggtaagtaggtaggtaggtagacaaTTAAGTATAAGggtaagtaggtaggtaggtaggcaaTTAAGTATAGAGGTAAGTAGATAGGTAGGTAGGCAATTAAGTATAGGggtaagtaggtaggtaggtaggtaggcaaTTACGTATAGGGGTAAGTAGGTAGGTAGACAATTAAGTATAGAggtaagtaggtaggtaggtagatagacaATTAAGTATAGAggtaagtaggtaggtaggtaggtagacaaTTAAGTATAGAggtaagtaggtaggtaggtagacaaTTAAGTATAAGggtaagtaggtaggtaggtaggtaggtaggcaaTTACGTATAGGggtaagtaggtaggtaggtagacaaTTAAGTATAGGggtaagtaggtaggtaggtaggtaggtaggtaggtaggtagataggcAATTATGTATAGGggtaagtaggtaggtaggtagacaaTTACGTATAGGggtaagtaggtaggtaggtagacaaTTACGTATAGAggtaagtaggtaggtaggtaggcaaTTATGTATAGGggtaagtaggtaggtaggtagacaaTTAAGTATAGGggtaagtaggtaggtaggtaggcaaTTACGTATAGGGGTaagtaggtaggtagatagacaATTAAGTAtagaggtaggtaggtaggtagacaaTTAAGTATAGAggtaagtaggtaggtaggtaggtaggcaaTTAAGTATAGAGGTAAGTAGATAGGTAGATAGGCAATTAAGTATAGGggtaagtaggtaggtaggtaggtaggcaaTTGTGTATAGGGctaagtaggtaggtaggtagacaaTTAAGTATAGAggtaagtaggtaggtaggtagacaaTTAAGTATACGGGTAAGTAGGTAGGTAGGCAGTTATGTATAGGggtaagtaggtaggtaggtagacaaTTAAGTATAGGggtaagtaggtaggtaggtaggtaggcaaTTACATATAGGggtaagtaggtaggtaggtaggtagacaaTTACGTATAGGGGTAAGTAGGTAGGTAGCTAGGTAGGCAATTATGTATAGGggtaagtaggtaggtaggtagacaaTTAAGTATAGAggtaagtaggtaggtaggtagacaaTTAAGTATAGAggtaagtaggtaggtaggtaggcaaTTATGTATAGGGGTAAGTAGGTAGGTAGCTAGGTAGGCAATTACGTATAGGggtaagtaggtaggtaggtagacaaTTAAGTATAGGggtaagtaggtaggtaggtaggtaggcaaTTACGTATAGGggtaagtaggtaggtaggtagacaaTTAAGTATAGGggtaagtaggtaggtaggtaggtaggcaaTTACGTATAGGggtaagtaggtaggtaggtagacaaTTAAGTATAGGGCTTTCAATGTACCCTGCAAAATGAAGGAGGGAAGTAGGTAGGGAATTAAGTATAGGCGTAAGTAGGTAGGTAAACAATTAAGTATAGAGGTAAGTAGGTAGGTAGGCAATTAAGTATAGAGGTAAGTAGATAGGTAGGTAGGCAATTAAGTATaggggtaggtaggtaggtaggtaggtagacaaTTAAGTATAGAGGTAAGTAGGTAGTTAGGTAGGTAGACAATTAAGTATAGAggtaagtaggtaggtaggtagacaaTTAAGTATAAGggtaagtaggtaggtaggtaggtaggtaggcaaTTAAGTATAGAGGTAAGTAGATAGGTAGGTAGGCAATTAAGTATAGGggtaagtaggtaggtaggtaggtaggcaaTTACGTATAGGggtaagtaggtaggtaggtagacaaTTAAGTATAGAggtaagtaggtaggtaggtagatagacaATTAAGTATAGAggtaagtaggtaggtaggtaggtaggtagacaaTTAAGTATAGAggtaagtaggtaggtaggtagacaaTTAAGTATAGAGctaagtaggtaggtaggtagataggcAATTAAGTATAGAGGTAAGTAGATAGGTAGGTAGGCAATTAAGTATGGGGTAAGTAGATAGGTAGGTAGGCAATTGTGTATAGGGctaagtaggtaggtaggtagacaaTTAAGTATAGAggtaagtaggtaggtaggtagacaaTTAAGTATAAGGGTAAGTAGGTAGGTAGGCAATTACGTATAGGggtaagtaggtaggtaggtagacaaTTAAGTATAGGggtaagtaggtaggtaggtaggtaggcaaTTACGTATAGGggtaagtaggtaggtaggtaggcagACAATTACGTATAGGGGTAAGTAGGTAGGTAGCTAGGTAGGCAATTACGTATAGGggtaagtaggtaggtaggtagacaaTTAAGTATAGGggtaagtaggtaggtaggtaggtaggcaaTTACGTATAGGggtaagtaggtaggtaggtagacaaTTAAGTATAGGggtaagtaggtaggtaggtaggtaggcaaTTACGTATAGGggtaagtaggtaggtaggtagacaaTTACATATAGGggtaagtaggtaggtaggtagacaaTTACGTATAGGGGTAAGTAGGTACGTAGGTAGGTAGACAATTAAGTATAGAggtaagtaggtaggtaggtaggtagacaaTTAAGTATAGAGGTAAGTAGGTAGGTAGGCAATTACGTATAGGggtaagtaggtaggtaggtagacaaTTAAGTATAGAggtaagtaggtaggtaggtaggtagacaaTTAAGTACAGAggtaagtaggtaggtaggtaggcaaTTACGTATAGGggtaagtaggtaggtaggtagacaaTTAAGTATAGGggtaagtaggtaggtaggtaggcaaTTAAGTATAGGGGTAAGTAGGCAGGTAGACAGACAATTAAGTATAGGggtaagtaggtaggtaggtaggcaaTTAAGTATAGGGGTAAGTAGGCAGGTAGACAATTACGTATAGGggtaagtaggtaggtaggtagacaaTTAAGTATAGAggtaagtaggtaggtaggtaggtagacaaTTAAGTATAGGggtaagtaggtaggtaggtaggtaggtaggcaaTTACGTATAGGggtaagtaggtaggtaggtaggtagacaaTTAAGTATAGAggtaagtaggtaggtaggtagacaaTTAAGTATAGAggtaagtaggtaggtaggtaggtaattAGGTATAGAGGTAATTAGGTAGGTAGGCAGGTAGGCAATTAAGTATAGGggtaagtaggtaggtaggtaggtaggcaaTTAAGTATAGAGGTAAGTTGGTAGATAGGTAGGTAGGCAATAAAGTATaggggtaggtaggtaggtaggtacgtAATGAAGTATAGGTgtaagtaggtaggtaggtaggtaattAATTAAGTATAGGggtaagtaggtaggtaggtaggtaggtaggtaggtaggtgtaggtaggtaggtaggtaattAATTAAGTATAGGggtaagtaggtaggtaggtagttaGGCAATTAAGTATAGGGGTAAgtaagtaggtaggtaggtaggcaaTTACATATAGGGGaaagtaggtaggtaggtaggtaggtaggtagacaaTTAAGTATAGAGGTAAGTTGGTAGATAGGTAGGTAGGCAATAAAGTATaggggtaggtaggtaggtagacaaTTAAGTATAGAggtaagtaggtaggtaggtaggcaaTTAAGTATAGGGttaagtaggtaggtaggtaggcaaTTACGTATAGGggtaagtaggtaggtaggtaggtagacaaTTAAGTATAGAGGTAAGTTGGTAGATAGGTAGGTAGGCAATCAAGTATAGGGGTAAgtaagtaggtaggtaggtaggtaggtaggtaggtaggcaaTTAAGTATAGGggtaagtaggtaggtaggtaggtagctaGGTAATGAAGTTACGTgtaagtaggtaggtaggtaggtaattAATTAAGTATAGGggtaagtaggtaggtaggtaggtaatgAAGTATAGGTGTAAGTAGGTAGGTacttaggtaggtaggtagacaaAAACAGCTTTGAcaacagttaatccgctaactgaaaagttatcttttataaagttaaaccgataaaacactaaaaaaaatttagtggaagttacagttaaaagctaaaccaataactttcagtattgatttcagtacactagcagctactgacaacaatgagccagcgcttctgtgtcagattagctttctctCAGCCAAAGAGACCTAGTGACTGAGGAGAAAAACTAAAGACAATTCCTCTTTACACCATAATGACTCACCAGCATATCATGTTAGTCATCAACAGGCATGCCAtgtttatggttaaaattttaaccaaactaattccagacaagttatttaaattaaagtcacgtctgggttttataaagtgaaaatatcagctatatgttttagttttaaagtaatgcactaatgaaggttttagtgtttggaccacCCATGCTGTAGTCCATTATGGGTAAagattcacgacaggagaaatgcattgagatgctctgatgaggctgcactttaactgctgcacacagacaacagtattaaactctttCTATATTGTGCCTAAGACTctagtgaatatattctctgggtttatagactttgttattgtgtttgttttatgtaaacacctGAATTCATCTTGTCAGGTTTTTGACAGGTTTTCATAATGTCAGTGTTTTTTTGAAAGAAATtgatcaaaatatggaaaaaggaaCGAGAATCCACATCTGGACCCAAATCATCACCAAAATCCAGCAGGTTCTTGCTCTTGCTGTGATCGATCACACAATCACGCCATGAGTGTAGAGATccaatgaaaaaataatcctgctaacagacaatcaAACAATCCAGCGAATTTGTCACTGAAGTCATAATTGAGGAGTAATTCTGACATATTTTGTGTGTCTGCCTGGCTGGATGTGTGTCAGGGATGTGTAATCCCCGGAACTACAGTGACTCTCCCGCCACGTCCAAGAGCACAGTGGAGGAGCTGCACCGCCCGATCCCATCGCTGTTTCGCGCCCTGACAGAAGGCGACGCGCCCATCAACATGATGGTGGTGTCCTTCCCTGTCGCTGAGGAGCTCTCCCATCACGAGAACCTGGTGTCCTTCCTGGAGTCGCTCGACAACCAACACCAGAATGTGTCGGTGCCCGGCAACAGCATCCACACCAGCTACGACTCACAAGGTAAAGCTCGACTTCAGCTCATTGAAGTATGATTTCAAAACCACTTTCTACAAAATTAATAGCAGCTGATCATTTTGCCTCTGCCTCTTATTGCtactgtgaccaaggggtgatgggttcctgggtcaaaccccacccctgccacatttctccatgtaatgtggagttgagtcaggaagggcacttggtgtgaaatttgtgccaaatcatcatgcagatccaccttggatctgctgtggtgacctcaagtgaaaacaacggagcagccaaagggacttactttcttTTATTCAGTGAAATAAAAATGTCGACCTTGGCAAAAATAACACCAATaccgatatgtttgtgaaagtgtttgtttgttagttagtttgtttgttaaggtgcgtttacacataagcaagacgcattacgaatgtcatttttctgtcattcgtgacacattcctgacattcttaatgtgacttaacgcatcttaataggtttcttaatagtgcgtgttggtgcgtgatattcttgatattcatggagcatgtttatgcctgtcaaaaaatcttccacgaatgtcacacaccaccctcatttcgcctcatgtcgtggaggacgcaactgagcgtattgatctgtcttgatgagtattgatccttaatagagcgtgacagcgttcgtagtggttcctgtgatggttcttggagcccaaactgccacgcattattacgaagtgacacggaaactgtcaagttttgacacgacttgtaacgtggcgtcacaATTCACTGCGCACCacaacgaatcagttttctgtcacgtgcacacaattaaactcggctccacagcgttcagtttgatgcagtatgccgaagaggaacagtgacacaAAGTctgccaagtgtcgttccacagttcctgctgaagctcctcagggcgctcctgcaggtgttccacctgctgttgtaaccgattagtgggagaacgagtctgagcaaccagaggagcgagaggagactcacgtgcagccagacatctctgcacctcctccagtccggcggaggaagaagcgtgcgcacaattaaatcctgctgcaccacattcagtttgattgctgacaccaagtcagctaaaagactaatttcagtggtattcagcgcgctcctgcaggtgttccacctgctgcatgtgcctgttgTTTGGGAGAACgcgtgagacgagagccgcatgaagccacacatctggctctgtcctcctcctcctcctcctctctgcaccactccatggcacagaacccaactacacatgcagtcatAAAGTTCATCTGAAAAACTGGAGAAATCTGAAttaggttggatgaatatgggtgtgtgtgtggagacaattcacctcgttcacaacatgacagaacttaatgatgcgctgttacacgcaatagtGCACAACAATGCttaacactattcttgactgtgtgtaatggttcctgataattttccaacaacacgtgtcattaatcggaacatgtggtaacagtttgcagcagttcctgaggacacctgacgcctctgccccgaatcatcacgttcgtgatcagcggcccagaatgtgtacttcgtggcattcgtgacttgtcgtcattatgtgtaaacgcagcattagcagCAGATAACTAAAAAGAGTAAtgaacatatttaattaaaattttgtGAGTAtggcaacatttaactcaaaatgtTGTGAGAGGATGGTGATGAAATGTGGTGAGTGGATTAataatgtcctagaaaatgaGGAAATCTATTTTGGAGGTATTTATTCTATGAAGGCCTTCTAGTTATAAATGTTTTCCTAACATTGGGAAATATGACATTTGGACTAATTTTTCATACAGTAATAAACCAATATTTATAAATCTATGATGCCATTGTGTCAGTAAAGTATGCAAAGCGTGCATGCAGTATATGGTTCAGGTGAAGATGTGGATCTGGTTCTACCAAAATATTTTATATAGGAATTCTTTAGTTATGAAGCAAAAACAGGAAAAACTCCACATTAGACGTCTTCACACATCCAACACTTTGAAATTGGGGTAGAGCAATTATTGGTGCCAATAATTAGCCAGGCTGATACATATATATTAGTTGTCAACCAAATATCAACCTGGGTGATTATCAGCATGAGCAATTATCGGTACTGGTTACCGACCTGGGGTCAACCAACTGAATATCAGCACCGATAATTGGTTTCAGTCGGTCGACCCCTACTTTGAAACTCAGAGCTATGACTTCTCTCTGCACCCAGACATGCCTGCATTCACGTCTAAAAACAGAGACACAGTCTGAAAGTAACCTGAAGATAATTAGAGCCGGTTTGAAATATGCTAAGCAGAGATCGATATCATTCATTACACTGATTCTGGTTAACTTGTCAGCTTGAACAAACttgcttgtgtttgtttttgtgcttgCTTGTGTTTGCGGCTCTTTTCTCTTGCCATGTCACGTCCAAAGCTATTAACGACAAAGACGCACTCACCGAGGACTCACCTGACCAGATCTCACAAAAACACGCAGTCACACTCACCAACGCCAGCATCATTTTGCTCCTGACGTAACAGCGGGATCTGGGTTAACCGTAATTGCTTCAAAATGGCACTCGCCATAAACCTTGTTTACTGGCTTTGTGACTCCTGTCTGACGTTTACTCGTGCCTTTTTTATTTCAGAAAACATGTGCACGGTGGTCTACTTTGATGACTGCGTGTCTATCCGTCAGTGCAAACTATACTGCGAGTCAATGGGAGGGTCCAAGTACCGCTGGTTCCACAACGCTTGCTGCCAGTGCATCGGACCCGAGTGCCTGGACTACGGCAGCAAGGCTGTGAAGTGCATGAATTGCCTTTTCTGAAATGCAGGAGCATGTTGGTACCAAATGTTTGGACCTTAGCAGAGGACTGCGAGCGGATGAACCAGTTACGTGTCTGCATTCCTCAGTTACCTTGTAAAATAAAACCTCCACCCCTCTGTTCCCTGCCAGTTCTGTTActctgcagccccccccccccccccgctgtatATTTAGATATGTTTTTAAtagtggttttttttttactaggggTGTATGTAAATAAtgtacttttttacaaatataaatCCTAATCTTGTGCCAAATAAAGAAATATTTGATGACATGAGTGTTAACTTTGCAGTATTTTGTCAAAGGTGGATGGTACGAGTGCAATAGTCAATGTTTGTCTTT
This region includes:
- the twsg1a gene encoding twisted gastrulation protein homolog 1-A, giving the protein MRPGQPILPAAVAAILFLLSGLSLISGCNKALCASDVSKCLIQELCQCRPSDGNCSCCKECMLCLGNLWEECCDCVGMCNPRNYSDSPATSKSTVEELHRPIPSLFRALTEGDAPINMMVVSFPVAEELSHHENLVSFLESLDNQHQNVSVPGNSIHTSYDSQENMCTVVYFDDCVSIRQCKLYCESMGGSKYRWFHNACCQCIGPECLDYGSKAVKCMNCLF